One segment of Macrobrachium rosenbergii isolate ZJJX-2024 chromosome 25, ASM4041242v1, whole genome shotgun sequence DNA contains the following:
- the LOC136852341 gene encoding uncharacterized protein isoform X1 — protein MMPNRGKAKGDYCQACDVLYSDTRRPRVLNCGHSLCSSCLTSKITTKVLSCPFCSAEFRAASLADIPINYSLESCISAIRKMRPSLAPEATQPEQRSFNVQELIDYQKQSAQDLLLSSKDLAEDLTKYRDFLNKNLKEHEEARRMIQDRADEHRTISHRLHLEQGSVMEEKKKLDTLIEKLRGVLRKLDNIYLDDEVAAGMTSVTNLYRELASSVDSCQEDYPDFEINIFRKVLASSMNIIYGEDFEYVKGGAYVRQCPFEDPRIMEKLKMCRIECIVKVDNLKSDVETWKERIRRYKLVAVSWDEGRRRMAYIKKKDDKIYLDCLYDGFPHPGNYVITHKEILTCVKSDPTVVFLEITWDYETKGRIHIELCPDNPLAQHFKGLCTGELGPTYLKMKLNNVVHPGSVAERITSGPCKGSFFHGDISQDTLGFNSAMYKCQADQGIIWMDTSLSFSILTGVGRGCIYNNVFGQVTDGLDLLLSSAKRIKQGLCEVAINNIGVILDI, from the exons ATGATGCCG AACAGGGGTAAGGCAAAAGGCGACTACTGCCAGGCGTGTGATGTCCTGTACAGCGACACGAGGAGACCACGCGTCTTGAACTGTGGCCACAGTCTCTGCAGCAGCTGCCTAACTTCCAAGATTACAACCAAGGTTCTCTCTTGTCCATTTTGCAGCGCAGAGTTCAGGGCAGCGAGCCTGGCAGACATCCCGATCAATTACAGCTTAGAGAGCTGCATCTCGGCCATTAGGAAGATGAGACCTAGCTTAGCCCCCGAGGCAACCCAGCCAGAGCAGAGAAGTTTCAACGTGCAGGAGTTAATCGACTATCAAAAGCAGAGTGCCCAGGATCTCCTCCTTTCCTCCAAGGACTTAGCGGAGGACCTGACAAAATACCGCGACTTCTTGAACAAGAACTTGAAAGAGCACGAGGAAGCCAGGAGGATGATTCAGGACAGGGCCGATGAACACAGGACTATATCCCACAGATTGCACTTGGAGCAAGGTTCTGTcatggaagagaagaagaagcttGATACTCTCATTGAAAAACTGAGAGGTGTTTTACGCAAGCTGGACAATATTTATTTAGATGATGAGGTTGCTGCTGGTATGACCTCGGTCACGAACTTGTACCGTGAACTTGCCAGCAGTGTAGACTCATGCCAAGAGGATTATCCTgactttgaaattaatatttttcgaaAG GTGCTGGCAAGTTCCATGAACATAATATATGGGGAAGATTTTGAGTACGTAAAAGGAGGTGCATACGTGCGCCAATGTCCATTCGAAGATCCCAGAATTATGGAAAAGCTCAAAATGTGCAGAATAGAGTGTATTGTCAAA GTGGATAACCTCAAATCAGATGTGGAGACATGGAAGGAGAGGATACGCAGGTATAAGTTGGTTGCAGTATCCTGGGATGAAGGACGAAGGAGGATGGCATACATCAAGAAGAAGGATGACAAAATATACTTGGATTGCTTGTACGATGGCTTTCCACATCCTGGGAATTATGTAATAACG CACAAGGAGATTCTCACCTGTGTGAAGAGTGACCCAACAGTCGTATTTTTGGAGATAACGTGGGACTACGAAACAAAAGGACGCATTCATATTGAACTGTGCCCTGACAACCCCCTGGCCCAGCATTTCAAGGGACTCTGCACTGGGGAACTAGGGCCCACTTACTTGAAAATGAAGCTCAACAACGTCGTTCACCCAGGTAGTGTAGCGGAAAGAATAACGAGTGGACCATGCAAGGGTAGCTTTTTCCACGGTGATATATCACAGGATACACTGGGTTTCAACAGTGCAATGTACAAATGTCAAGCCGACCAAGGGATTATCTGGATGGACACCAGTCTATCTTTCTCCATTCTTACTGGCGTAGGTCGAGGCTGCATCTACAATAACGTCTTTGGACAAGTGACGGATGGCCTCGACTTGCTCCTAAGTTCTGCCAAAAGGATCAAGCAAGGACTCTGCGAGGTTGCAATAAACAACATTGGTGTCATATTGGATATCTAA
- the LOC136852341 gene encoding uncharacterized protein isoform X2 — translation MRPSLAPEATQPEQRSFNVQELIDYQKQSAQDLLLSSKDLAEDLTKYRDFLNKNLKEHEEARRMIQDRADEHRTISHRLHLEQGSVMEEKKKLDTLIEKLRGVLRKLDNIYLDDEVAAGMTSVTNLYRELASSVDSCQEDYPDFEINIFRKVLASSMNIIYGEDFEYVKGGAYVRQCPFEDPRIMEKLKMCRIECIVKVDNLKSDVETWKERIRRYKLVAVSWDEGRRRMAYIKKKDDKIYLDCLYDGFPHPGNYVITHKEILTCVKSDPTVVFLEITWDYETKGRIHIELCPDNPLAQHFKGLCTGELGPTYLKMKLNNVVHPGSVAERITSGPCKGSFFHGDISQDTLGFNSAMYKCQADQGIIWMDTSLSFSILTGVGRGCIYNNVFGQVTDGLDLLLSSAKRIKQGLCEVAINNIGVILDI, via the exons ATGAGACCTAGCTTAGCCCCCGAGGCAACCCAGCCAGAGCAGAGAAGTTTCAACGTGCAGGAGTTAATCGACTATCAAAAGCAGAGTGCCCAGGATCTCCTCCTTTCCTCCAAGGACTTAGCGGAGGACCTGACAAAATACCGCGACTTCTTGAACAAGAACTTGAAAGAGCACGAGGAAGCCAGGAGGATGATTCAGGACAGGGCCGATGAACACAGGACTATATCCCACAGATTGCACTTGGAGCAAGGTTCTGTcatggaagagaagaagaagcttGATACTCTCATTGAAAAACTGAGAGGTGTTTTACGCAAGCTGGACAATATTTATTTAGATGATGAGGTTGCTGCTGGTATGACCTCGGTCACGAACTTGTACCGTGAACTTGCCAGCAGTGTAGACTCATGCCAAGAGGATTATCCTgactttgaaattaatatttttcgaaAG GTGCTGGCAAGTTCCATGAACATAATATATGGGGAAGATTTTGAGTACGTAAAAGGAGGTGCATACGTGCGCCAATGTCCATTCGAAGATCCCAGAATTATGGAAAAGCTCAAAATGTGCAGAATAGAGTGTATTGTCAAA GTGGATAACCTCAAATCAGATGTGGAGACATGGAAGGAGAGGATACGCAGGTATAAGTTGGTTGCAGTATCCTGGGATGAAGGACGAAGGAGGATGGCATACATCAAGAAGAAGGATGACAAAATATACTTGGATTGCTTGTACGATGGCTTTCCACATCCTGGGAATTATGTAATAACG CACAAGGAGATTCTCACCTGTGTGAAGAGTGACCCAACAGTCGTATTTTTGGAGATAACGTGGGACTACGAAACAAAAGGACGCATTCATATTGAACTGTGCCCTGACAACCCCCTGGCCCAGCATTTCAAGGGACTCTGCACTGGGGAACTAGGGCCCACTTACTTGAAAATGAAGCTCAACAACGTCGTTCACCCAGGTAGTGTAGCGGAAAGAATAACGAGTGGACCATGCAAGGGTAGCTTTTTCCACGGTGATATATCACAGGATACACTGGGTTTCAACAGTGCAATGTACAAATGTCAAGCCGACCAAGGGATTATCTGGATGGACACCAGTCTATCTTTCTCCATTCTTACTGGCGTAGGTCGAGGCTGCATCTACAATAACGTCTTTGGACAAGTGACGGATGGCCTCGACTTGCTCCTAAGTTCTGCCAAAAGGATCAAGCAAGGACTCTGCGAGGTTGCAATAAACAACATTGGTGTCATATTGGATATCTAA